AGAGCTGGACTCTCTTCAGTCTATTCTCAATTCTACGATTCTTGCCCGGTATATGAAAACATCGTGAAACCTCTCGAAGGGAGCGAACCGGTTTTTCAGAAAGGGGTCGAGTTCCACGCTTTCGGGCACCATGGTGTGAACGCGGGAGTAACCCTTTTCGTGGGCGTACCCGGCAAGCAACGAAAGAAAGTTTTCGGCATCTTCGCCCTTGCCCAACTCTATGTAGTTGATCTCCATGCAATCGGAAAATTTCGGGTTTCTGGAGACTACGGCCATATTGTCATTCCGTCTTAAGATTTCCGGCTCTTTCAACCAGTTTCTCTTTTGGCCGATCTCCGGAGGAACGAAAAACCAGTCGTTGCTCATGTAAGCCTCTATCTCCGGGATCTCCTGGCCAATCTGCAATCCTGCGTATTTCAATTCAATCTCAAGATCCACGGAGGGCTTGAGTTCCAGCTCCAGGTTCGTGAAGACCGCTACTCTTGAGAATCCCAGAGATTCGTTGATTTTGATCGAGGCTAGATTGTCGAAGTAAGTCGAAAAGTAAAGTTCCTTCAGTCCTTCATTCCGGGCCAGTCTCATCATTTCTACAGCCAGTTCTCTGCCATATCCCTTTCCCTGAAGCTCGGGTTTGATCCTCATTCCTTCTAGCCAGCCTACCGCCGGCGAAAGACGCCTGAGGTTGGCCACGCCAACCAGAGCTTCATCCTTCCACATCCCCATGAAATGACAGTCACTGTCGCTAACCCAGGAGTCGAAGGCTGCCGGGATATAATCGTCGCCCTCCCATATATCTTTGACAACCTCGAGAACATTTTCCCTGTCTTTTAGTTCGAGTTCTCTAATCATATTTAACCCCTGTACTCTTTGATGATATAGTGGGAGGTCATAACCCTCAGGAGAGCACCGTAAGACATTCTAAACGGTATCTGGTCGTCCACTGAAAGCTTTTTTGGGCAGTCGGTAACGTCCAAAATAAGATGATCGCTGGAGGCGTGAAGGACCCGGCAACCTTCAAGCATTGGTGTAAGTCCTGATGGAACTACGTCCTGCTCACCGATATCCAGGATAGCTTTCAACCTCTCACCCATGTCCTCAAAATGGGGCTTCCTTCCGAAGGCATCCGATCCTATTTCTCCGATCGGGACGGAAGGTTTTCTCTTTAGCTCCAAAACAGTTCCATAAAGAGTGAAGGTCTCCCTGGTAGTTCCTGGTACGGCGCGGTTGTTGGTCACGTCGGTGCCACACATGATGGATTCACCGAGTCTGTAATGGTTGATTCCTCGCGGGAGTGTTCCGTTCTCTATCAGAGGTAGCGATGCGGTATTTCCGGCCGAATACCTCTCGATCTCGACACCGGCTTCCCTGCACAGCCTATCGCCCAGCTCGAGAAGTATCTCGAATTTTTCCGGTGTTGCGATCACACCGCCGAAGCAGCCAAGGTTCGTGCCGATACCGGCGAAACTCTGCCCCGCTATCTTCACCGCCTCTCCAAGCTCTTCGAAGGCCCGGTCGTACATCACACCTTCTCTGAGGTCACCGGTATCCACCATGTAGATGAACTTCAAGCGGCGGCCCAACTCTTCTGAGAGTTCCTTGAGAGCCTTCAGGGATTTCAACTCGCTCAGGAGGACGTAATCAACCGATTCAACGACTTTTCTATAAAGCTGCGGAGAGGGGAGACGCAACAGGAGGAAGGTGGGTGAGAGGCCTGACTTCCTGATTCTGTCGATGTTCTCCAGTCTCGATTCTCCGATCTCTCGCACACCGGTTTCGATTATCTTCGAAACTATTTCGGGGTCGCCGCAGACGACCTTCGTTACGGATGTCATCTCCACACCAGCTCTTCCCGTCAGATTCAGCAGATAACGGGCGTTATTCGCTATGTTCAGTTTGTTGATTACCACGTAAGCCATGCGATCACCTCTCAAAGAATTATACGAAACCCGGCGAACAACTTTCAAGGAGTCCCTTCTATCATATTCGATCGCTATCGTATAATAGCTACATCATGGATGAAAACAGGGGAGCTTACCTCGTTTTACTCGAACTTGAGCGTAGAACGTTGATTTCGGCCGGTGCAAGGGAATGGGAGCTCGAGCCGGGAATGTATATATATGTGGGATCGGCGATGACCTCGCTTTCGGAGAGAGTGGGGCGCCACCTGAGGTATGAGAAAAAGAAACACTGGCACATAGATTATCTCAGGCAGGAGTCGAGGGTGCTGGCTGCACTTCTCCTTCCCTCCGACGTGAGGATGGAAGAGGAGCTTTCACGGTTTGTCTCCAAATACGGCGAAGGCGTGAAAGGTTTTGGTGCTAGCGATTGCAATGTAGACTCTAACCTTTACAGAATAGAACTGGAAGCTGTTTCGGAAATATTCTATGCGATAGCAGAAAAACTGGAGGGAGAGAGATGATAGCTTTTTTGACTGACTGGGGGCACGACAGTTACTACGTCGGGGTAGCCAAGGCTGTGATAAGAGAAATAAACAGGGACGTGGAAATTCTCGACATCTGCCACAACATAAAACCTTTCAGTGTAAGGCACGCCGCTTATGTGATAGAGAGGGTGATCAAAGACCTGCCGGCCGATACGGTCTTCCTGGCCGTGGTCGATCCAGGTGTAGGGACTTCTAGAAAGCCTGTGGCGATGGTTCTCAAAAACGGAATGTGCATGGTTGGACCTGACAACGGTATCTTCACGCTGGCTGCCGAGGGTTTCGGCGTTCACGAAGTGAGAGAGCTCGAGAACCGCCAATACCACAGGGGAGTTTCAAGGAGCTTTCACGGAAGAGATATCTTCGCACCGGTCGCCGCCCACATAGCCAGAGGACTGGCTGTGGAGAAGCTGGGGTCCAGACTGATGAACTTCGAATATCTCAAATACAGAAAGGCGACAAAAAGTGGAAACTCTTTCACGGGCGAGGTGGCCTTCTATGACGGTTTCGGCAATCTCGAGACCAACATCCCGCTATCTATCGCTGGAGAGCTGGAAGAGGGAGACATTTTAGAGTTGAACCGGGGAAGAAACCAGTTCAAGATAACCTTCGGAAACACTTATTACGATGTGAATCCCGGACAGCTTATGGCTCACTTCGATTCCAGCGGTTATTTGGAGATAACGGTAAATAAGGGAAGCGCGAGGGAACTCCTGGGAATGGACGAGGGAGAGCAGATAACGGTTGTCAAAGCCAGATAAGGTTCTTTTCGGTTCCGGTTACCACTACATCACGGGAATTGTAGTGGCAGGTGCCGGCTTGCTGGCCTCGTTGCTTATCGGGTTCAACGTAGAGAGTCTCCTGCTGATTATCTTTTCAGGTCTTTCGGCTACGGCCTTCGTTTACCTGGCGATCGTGAGACAGCTCAACAGGCTGGTCAAACTGATACGGAGCGGCGAACGGAAACCGGCAGTCGAACTTGAAGGACAGTTTCATGAACTGTACGGTTTTTACAGGAACCTTTCGCTCCAGGTGGAGCAGGAGAGGAATTACTACGAAAAGCTATACAGGGACTATTCCGAGCTGTTGAACACACTTAACATATCAGTGGTTTCACTCGATGGGAACGGAAATATTGATCTGGCAAACGAGGCTTTCGTAAAGAGCTTTTCCTACGGTAACCAGAACATGAGATATCTGAGGCTCGATCATTTCATAAGGAGAACCGGGCTGCTCTTTCCCCTACAGGAGGGTCAGTACGATGTTTACAGTAAGAAACTAGGCAAACGCTACCTGGTGACTGTGGCCAAAAAAAAGAGGAGCGGCTTCCTGGTCACCCTGGATGATAAGACAAGCCAGTGGAAGACTAAGCAACTCCTCGAGAAGACCAGGCGCTACGCCGTCGATGCCCAGACCGTCGCCGATCTGGCCCACGGTCTCAAACAACCCCTGGCCAACATGAGGCTGGCACTGGACTTGTATATTCGCACCAAGAAGGATTCCTATCTGCAAACGTTATCTAGTGAGCTTTCGGGCTTCCAGGTAAAGGTGGGCGGAATTTTGCAAATCTTCAGATATGGCGAAGAGTTCGAACGACTCGATCTTTCCCAATCGGTAAGGAAGGTTCTCTCGTTCATGGGACCAATACTGGCGGCCAGAAGTATATCTCTCGATACGATTTCGCTGGATGAGGGCAAGGTCCTGGTTCAAAAGGGAAGGCTGGAGAATGTAGTCAAGAATCTGCTCATGAACGCGGTAGAGGCAAGTGAAGACGGAGGAGCGATCGCCTTGAAGGTTCGTCGCTCGAGCGAGTACCTCACTCTTATTGTTTCCGACCGGGGAAAGGGCATCGACGAGTCGATACAGACCGAAGTCTTCAAACCATTCTACACGACCAAATCCGAGGGTTCGGGGCTGGGGCTGTACCTGGTCAAGAATTTCTGTGACGAGAACGATGTAAGATTGAAGATGAAAAGCGTTCCGGAGAAGGGAACGGTTTTCGTTTTGACTTTCAGGAGGAATGATGATGAATCGCAGGATTCTTCTGGTAGATGACGATCTGGCCTTCAACGGTCTTCTCGCGGCCGCTCTTCGCGAGGAAGGCTACTATGTGACACAGGTTTATAATCTGAAGCAGGCCGAAAAGTCACTGCTCGACGAGTTCTTCGATTGCGTGATACTGGATGTGAGACTCCCCGATGGCTCAGGACTGGATCTACTACCGGACGCCGCTCAAAGTGCGCCGATCATAGTTGTATCGGCCCATGGCGATATTAACACCGCCATAGATGCTGTTAGAAAGGGAGCCTTCAACTTTCTGGAGAAGCCCTTCGATCTTACCCACGCCCTGCTGGAGGTGAAGAGGTCGATAGAGTATTCGGAACTCAGCAGGGAGAGAGACGATCTGGCCGGAATGGTCGGGGGCGATACGCTCTCGGAGTTTGTGGGAAAGAGTCCGTCGGTTATCCGACTGAAAGAGACGATATCGATGATTGCTCCCAAGAAGGTAACGGTTCTCCTGGAAGGAGAGAGCGGAACGGGCAAGGAGATAGTCGCCAGGGCGATCCATCAGTTGAGCGGCCGGAAGAGGTTCGTCGCGATCAACTGTGGAGCCATACCGGAGAATCTTTTCGAGAGCGAGCTGTTCGGCTATGAGAAGGGAGCTTTCACCGGCGCCCTTCATTCAAGACCTGGTCTAATAGAGGAGTCAAGCAGGGGAACTCTCTTTCTCGATGAAGTCTCGGAAATGCCTCCCGCCCTTCAGGTGAAGCTACTGAGAGTACTGGAAACATCTACCAACCAGCGTCTGGGTGGCAACGTTTCGCGCAGGCTGGACCTGAGAGTCATAGCGGCCACTAACAGGGATCTGGAATCTTACGTGATTGGTGGGCAGTTCAGGAGCGATCTGTACTATAGGCTGAATGTGGTGAAGTTGAGGATCGCTCCGCTCAGAGAGAAACGGGAGGACATTCCCGTGCTGGTCGAATATTTTCTCCCCAGGCTCTGCCAGGAGCTGGGGTTAAGGAAACCCCCGGCGCTATCTGCCGGTTTGTTAGATGAGATGATGGGGTACGATTGGCCGGGCAACATCCGGGAACTCAGAAACAAGCTCCTCTCATTGCTTGCCGTTAATGGAGACAGAGAGATCCTCTCCTCGATAGGTTTGGAGAATCCTGAAAATGAGAAATGTATCGAAAAAGCTTTCGAAGAGGTATCGCTGGATGAGATGGAGAAACGGTATATCTCATGGTTATTGAAGAGACATTCGGGAAACAAGAGTGAGACGGCCAGAATACTGGAGATAAGTAAGAGTACGTTATACGAGAAGATAAAGAGGTGGGAAAGCTTTGAATGTGATAACGACACATCTTAACCCCGATTTCGATTCCTTCGCATCGGCTGTGGCCGCACAGAAGCTTTTTAACGACCACATGATTGTTCTGGGCGGCGAGCTTTCGCCCGCTCTGAAAGGCTTTCTCTCTTCCAGAGGATTGCTTCTCTCTTTCTACAAGATTGGGGAGTTGAAACTGGAAAGGCTGAATTCGCTAATAGTAGTCGATACTTCAGATATTCAGAGACTTCCCTTTTCGATAAGGCGACTTATAAATGCCGGCACGGAAGTCAAATTCTTCGATCATCACCTTCAGGCAACCGGCGTGAAACCCGGTACCTACCGTGATCTGGGAGCCTGCACCACCCTTATGTGCACTCTCCTGAGGAAGAAAAAGAAACAAGTCACGCAGAACGAGGCATCGCTCTTCGCCACGGCGATCTACAGGGAGACGGGCAACTTCACGCACGCCAATACAAAACCACAGGATTTGAGAACAGCCGCGTGGTTGCTGGATTTGGGCGTTCATCCCGACGAATTGGGCATTTATTCCAGCTACAGGTTGAGTCTATCGCAGCAAAAGCTGATCGAGACGCTTCTGCTCAACATCGAGACGGTCGATGTAGGGGGAGTCGAGGTGAGCTTCGCCAGAGCCCAGAGAGACTCCCTACCCAGCGGTATGAGTCTGGCAGTAGAGAAACTGTGGTCTTTTCTGGGCGTGGAGAACCTGGTGGTACTGGTGAAGGTTGGGGAGAGGATTTATTTTACGATCAGATCAAGACATATGAACCTCGACCTCAATGGACTCGGCGGGAGTTTAAGGAATGGCGGAGGAGCCTTCACGATGGGCTATTTTGAAGATAGCGACTTCGAAAAGGCTAATCTGGCCATCAGGAGAGCCTTCGAGAAGAATATAGAGAGGCTTATAAAAGTCAGGGACATAATGTCTTCTCCGGTCAGGACGGTTCTAACAGAGATGAGGATCGAGGATGTTCTAAAAATAATGCAGAGAACGGGCCACCACACACTGCCGGTGGTCGACCAGGACAAGATCGTGGGAATCGCCAGACACAGGAACGTGGAGAAGGCTGCCAGGCACAACCTGGGCGACAGGAAGATCGTTGAAGTCATGGACCCCTTCTTCGTTGTGGCTTCGGCGAACGATTCCGTTCAGTCGGTTACGGACAGGATGGTGGAAAACGATACTACCTCGGCACTGGTTCTTGAAAATGGAATTCTCACAGGCATAGTGACCAGAACAGATCTTTTAAAGAGTCCTTTCAGCCGTCAAAGGTTTTTACAGAGCAGGGAGCAGAAGGAAGACCAGAATTATGTCAAACTTTCGATAGCACGACTAATGGAAGAGCGCATCGAAGGTAGGATACTGACCATGCTCAGATTCTTGGGCGCAGTTGGAAGCGAGTTGGGTATGCCAACTTACATCGTGGGGGGATTCGTGAGGGACCTTCTGCTGAACAAGACGAACTTCGATCTCGATATAGTGGTCGAAGGAAATGCGAACAGTTTTGCGTCGGCCTTCAAGAATTACTTCGATATAAAGATAGTGGAGCACAAAGAATTTTTGGCCAGTTCGATGTTCTTTCACGACGGGTTGAGGATAGACGTCGCAACGGCGCGCACCGAGTTCTACAAGAGACCGGCCGCACTGCCGGAGGTAGATATGAGCACCATCAAGAAAGATCTTTACAGACGGGACTTCTCAATAAACGCTATGGCCGTAAAACTCAATCAGGAGGAGTTCGGAATGCTGATCGATTTCTTCGGCTCGAGAAACGACCTAGCCAGGGGAACCATTAGAGCACTTCACCCGCTGAGCTTCATAGAAGATCCGACTAGAGTTCTGAGGGCCATCAGGTTCGAGCAGCGTTTCGGTTTCGAAATAGAAGTAAGAACGGCGGAGCTCCTTAAAAACTGCGTCCGCGAGGACTATCTGGACAAAGTGGCCGGTCAGCGGCTGAGGGACGAGCTAAACAAAATCCTGCTGGAACCCCAGCCCCTTAAAGCCATAAGGCGGTTTTCGACGCTGGGTGTTATAGAGAAGCTCTTCCCTGGAGTGGTCTTCGACAGGCAAATCGATTTCGCAGTCGAGAAGTATTTTCTGAGGCGGCCGAGAAACATCGGTTATATCGGTGAGGATAGAGTGTTTTACACACTAATGATGATACTGTTGAGGTATAGTAGTAATGAGCAGGTTCAGTGGAATATTCAGCGTTACGGTCTTCCCAGAAACTTTCTGGAGAGGCTCAAAGATGCCAGGGAGAACGCCGACAATATCTCCCGAGAGAGTCCCGAAAGACCTTCGGAGTATCACCGCATGATCAAGTCGAAAAAGGCAGAGACATTGAACTTCCTGAACAGTCAGCTCGACGATGAGAGAGACCGGTCTTTCGAAGAATACCTGAAAAGACTCAAAGGGACGAAGCTGGCGATCGACGGTGAGCATCTGAAGAGAGTGTACGGTCTGAAAGAGGGGCCGGAAATAAGGGAAATACTCGATGCCCTGTATTGTGCGAGACTGGACGGGCTTGAAATCGAGAAGGAAGATGGATTTGTGAAAAATTTTCTTAGAATGGAGGGGATATGAATGAAAAGATTCAGAACGTTACTGGTGATTTTCTTCATCGCCGCTTTAGTGCTTTTTATCAGTTCTTGCTGGCCGATGCTTCCATCCATATCATTGACCATCCAGGGTAGCAATAGGGAACCAGGCAAGCCGATAATGGTAGAGGCAATGAACTTCAGATTCGCCCCGAACGCGACAGGTTATATCTGGAAACTTGAGAAATAACTGGGCGGAGGCGGCTGGCAGGACATCACCGCGCAGAATCTCAAGATCATGAAGAGCGCCCGATTCAAGGATGATACAGTAGTGGTCTATATTCCGACCGTTCCCGAGACGGGAAGGGTCAAGATAACTGCCAGAGCGACGGGCCAAGACGATGATGGCGCTCTCGTTACCGTGGAATACAGCCAAACGGTTTCCTACAACCCGAAGACATCCGTTCTCGTGGAGGTCTTCGAGAAGGCAGGAACGACCTTCGGACAGCCATCCACCTGGTTTGGTGCCTTCTCTTTCTCCTGGTCGAACAGAGTCCCCAACTTCGTCCGTTACAAAGAGGGCTTCCTGGAATCGGGTGTGGGATTCGATCCATACGCCCAGAGGTTACTTTTCGGGATCGATCCTACCAGCGCCGGGGCAATATACAACGCCGGCGAGGTCTTTTTCCAGGCCTGGACAAAATTGCCTAGCAACACATACTCCAACGCCCAGATGAGCACCATGTTCAACAACGCTCCCACCACTGGCGATTGGGCTGTCAGGATCGAACCCACCACCTTCAGCGGCTGGCGGGCGACAGGCTGGAAGGTAAAGGTCCAGAACATCGATCGCTTCACCGATGACCTGTGGCTTTTCAGAGCCAGAAAAAGCGATAACAGGGCCACACACCTGGTCAAGATAAACGGTTACTACGTACCCGGAGCCGTGGAGGAGTTCGTCGAGGAAGATATCGGCACATTCGTGAGTTTCGCCTTCAGCGAAGGCAATCTATTACCGCCGGGCAGCCATCTCTGGGATGAAGATTACTATTTCGGAGTGATCGCTGTACAGA
This portion of the Mesotoga infera genome encodes:
- a CDS encoding alanine/ornithine racemase family PLP-dependent enzyme gives rise to the protein MAYVVINKLNIANNARYLLNLTGRAGVEMTSVTKVVCGDPEIVSKIIETGVREIGESRLENIDRIRKSGLSPTFLLLRLPSPQLYRKVVESVDYVLLSELKSLKALKELSEELGRRLKFIYMVDTGDLREGVMYDRAFEELGEAVKIAGQSFAGIGTNLGCFGGVIATPEKFEILLELGDRLCREAGVEIERYSAGNTASLPLIENGTLPRGINHYRLGESIMCGTDVTNNRAVPGTTRETFTLYGTVLELKRKPSVPIGEIGSDAFGRKPHFEDMGERLKAILDIGEQDVVPSGLTPMLEGCRVLHASSDHLILDVTDCPKKLSVDDQIPFRMSYGALLRVMTSHYIIKEYRG
- a CDS encoding GNAT family N-acetyltransferase; the encoded protein is MIRELELKDRENVLEVVKDIWEGDDYIPAAFDSWVSDSDCHFMGMWKDEALVGVANLRRLSPAVGWLEGMRIKPELQGKGYGRELAVEMMRLARNEGLKELYFSTYFDNLASIKINESLGFSRVAVFTNLELELKPSVDLEIELKYAGLQIGQEIPEIEAYMSNDWFFVPPEIGQKRNWLKEPEILRRNDNMAVVSRNPKFSDCMEINYIELGKGEDAENFLSLLAGYAHEKGYSRVHTMVPESVELDPFLKNRFAPFERFHDVFIYRARIVELRID
- a CDS encoding sensor histidine kinase, which translates into the protein MSKPDKVLFGSGYHYITGIVVAGAGLLASLLIGFNVESLLLIIFSGLSATAFVYLAIVRQLNRLVKLIRSGERKPAVELEGQFHELYGFYRNLSLQVEQERNYYEKLYRDYSELLNTLNISVVSLDGNGNIDLANEAFVKSFSYGNQNMRYLRLDHFIRRTGLLFPLQEGQYDVYSKKLGKRYLVTVAKKKRSGFLVTLDDKTSQWKTKQLLEKTRRYAVDAQTVADLAHGLKQPLANMRLALDLYIRTKKDSYLQTLSSELSGFQVKVGGILQIFRYGEEFERLDLSQSVRKVLSFMGPILAARSISLDTISLDEGKVLVQKGRLENVVKNLLMNAVEASEDGGAIALKVRRSSEYLTLIVSDRGKGIDESIQTEVFKPFYTTKSEGSGLGLYLVKNFCDENDVRLKMKSVPEKGTVFVLTFRRNDDESQDSSGR
- a CDS encoding SAM hydrolase/SAM-dependent halogenase family protein, producing the protein MIAFLTDWGHDSYYVGVAKAVIREINRDVEILDICHNIKPFSVRHAAYVIERVIKDLPADTVFLAVVDPGVGTSRKPVAMVLKNGMCMVGPDNGIFTLAAEGFGVHEVRELENRQYHRGVSRSFHGRDIFAPVAAHIARGLAVEKLGSRLMNFEYLKYRKATKSGNSFTGEVAFYDGFGNLETNIPLSIAGELEEGDILELNRGRNQFKITFGNTYYDVNPGQLMAHFDSSGYLEITVNKGSARELLGMDEGEQITVVKAR
- a CDS encoding sigma-54-dependent transcriptional regulator — encoded protein: MNRRILLVDDDLAFNGLLAAALREEGYYVTQVYNLKQAEKSLLDEFFDCVILDVRLPDGSGLDLLPDAAQSAPIIVVSAHGDINTAIDAVRKGAFNFLEKPFDLTHALLEVKRSIEYSELSRERDDLAGMVGGDTLSEFVGKSPSVIRLKETISMIAPKKVTVLLEGESGTGKEIVARAIHQLSGRKRFVAINCGAIPENLFESELFGYEKGAFTGALHSRPGLIEESSRGTLFLDEVSEMPPALQVKLLRVLETSTNQRLGGNVSRRLDLRVIAATNRDLESYVIGGQFRSDLYYRLNVVKLRIAPLREKREDIPVLVEYFLPRLCQELGLRKPPALSAGLLDEMMGYDWPGNIRELRNKLLSLLAVNGDREILSSIGLENPENEKCIEKAFEEVSLDEMEKRYISWLLKRHSGNKSETARILEISKSTLYEKIKRWESFECDNDTS
- a CDS encoding CBS domain-containing protein is translated as MITTHLNPDFDSFASAVAAQKLFNDHMIVLGGELSPALKGFLSSRGLLLSFYKIGELKLERLNSLIVVDTSDIQRLPFSIRRLINAGTEVKFFDHHLQATGVKPGTYRDLGACTTLMCTLLRKKKKQVTQNEASLFATAIYRETGNFTHANTKPQDLRTAAWLLDLGVHPDELGIYSSYRLSLSQQKLIETLLLNIETVDVGGVEVSFARAQRDSLPSGMSLAVEKLWSFLGVENLVVLVKVGERIYFTIRSRHMNLDLNGLGGSLRNGGGAFTMGYFEDSDFEKANLAIRRAFEKNIERLIKVRDIMSSPVRTVLTEMRIEDVLKIMQRTGHHTLPVVDQDKIVGIARHRNVEKAARHNLGDRKIVEVMDPFFVVASANDSVQSVTDRMVENDTTSALVLENGILTGIVTRTDLLKSPFSRQRFLQSREQKEDQNYVKLSIARLMEERIEGRILTMLRFLGAVGSELGMPTYIVGGFVRDLLLNKTNFDLDIVVEGNANSFASAFKNYFDIKIVEHKEFLASSMFFHDGLRIDVATARTEFYKRPAALPEVDMSTIKKDLYRRDFSINAMAVKLNQEEFGMLIDFFGSRNDLARGTIRALHPLSFIEDPTRVLRAIRFEQRFGFEIEVRTAELLKNCVREDYLDKVAGQRLRDELNKILLEPQPLKAIRRFSTLGVIEKLFPGVVFDRQIDFAVEKYFLRRPRNIGYIGEDRVFYTLMMILLRYSSNEQVQWNIQRYGLPRNFLERLKDARENADNISRESPERPSEYHRMIKSKKAETLNFLNSQLDDERDRSFEEYLKRLKGTKLAIDGEHLKRVYGLKEGPEIREILDALYCARLDGLEIEKEDGFVKNFLRMEGI
- a CDS encoding GIY-YIG nuclease family protein encodes the protein MDENRGAYLVLLELERRTLISAGAREWELEPGMYIYVGSAMTSLSERVGRHLRYEKKKHWHIDYLRQESRVLAALLLPSDVRMEEELSRFVSKYGEGVKGFGASDCNVDSNLYRIELEAVSEIFYAIAEKLEGER